The DNA sequence CAAAGTTCGCGATGCGATCTCTGCTGTAACAGACGTGCCTTTCGACGTTGTTTCAAACCCTGAATTCTTGCGCGAAGGATTCGCTGTACAAGACTTCATGAAGCCTGAGCGTATCGTGCTGGGTTCTCGTTCCGAGCCTGCAATTGATGCAATGCGCCGTCTTTACAAGCCATTCGTCATGTCTGGCAACCCAATCATCTTCATGGATGAGCGCAGTGCTGAGGTTACCAAATACGCCGCTAACTCTTTCTTGGCCACCAAGATTTCCTTCATGAACGAAATCGCCAACCTTTGTGAAAAGGTAGGTGCTGACGTGGACCAAGTTCGTCGTGGAATGGGTACTGATTCTCGTATCGGTAAGCGCTTCTTGTTCCCAGGTGTGGGATACGGTGGTTCTTGCTTCCCGAAAGACGTTTCCGCATTGTTCAAAACCTCTCAGGAGTACGAATACATGTTCAAGATTCTGGATTCCGTCATGAATGTGAACGAGATCCAAAAAGGAATCTTGGTGGACAAGGTCAGAGACTTCTACCAGACTACAGATCTGAGTGGCAAAACCTTTGGCGTTTGGGGCTTGGCCTTTAAGCCGAATACCGATGATATCCGCGAAGCTCCGGCTTTGGTCATCATCAAGCGCTTGTTAGAAATGGGTGCAACCGTTAAGGCTTATGATCCAGAAGCGATGGAATCTGTGCAGAAATACACAGACCTCGACATTGAATTCGTTGATAGTCAGTACCAAGCTGTCGAAGGCGTAGATGCGATGCTTCTGATCACTGAGTGGAATGAGTTCCGTACGCCTGACTTTGACCGGATTAAGTCTTCCATGAAAGCGCCGGTAATTTTCGACGGAAGGAATGTGTATGAATTGGATACGATGCGTAATTTAGGCTTCGTCTACCATTCTATCGGCCGAGCTTCAGTAGCTGACGTCGAAAAAATTCCATCCAATGAGTAACAAACAAAAGGTATTGGTTACAGGTGGTGCGGGCTTTTTGGGCTCGCACCTCTGTGACCGTTTTTTGGATGAGGGATTCGAGGTGATCGCCATGGACAATCTGATCACTGGAAGCCTCTCCAATATTGCACACTTATTTGGTCGGGACGGGTTCACATTCGTAAAACACGATGTGACTAACTACACTTTCGTA is a window from the Pontibacter sp. G13 genome containing:
- a CDS encoding UDP-glucose/GDP-mannose dehydrogenase family protein, which translates into the protein MKVAVVGTGYVGLVTGTCFSEAGNDVICVDNNQEKLAMLRDGQVPIYEPGLETLFDRNTKEGRLSFTDSLADAVDFAEIIFLALPTPPTEDGSADLKYVLGVANEIGKLITEYKVVVNKSTVPVGTADKVRDAISAVTDVPFDVVSNPEFLREGFAVQDFMKPERIVLGSRSEPAIDAMRRLYKPFVMSGNPIIFMDERSAEVTKYAANSFLATKISFMNEIANLCEKVGADVDQVRRGMGTDSRIGKRFLFPGVGYGGSCFPKDVSALFKTSQEYEYMFKILDSVMNVNEIQKGILVDKVRDFYQTTDLSGKTFGVWGLAFKPNTDDIREAPALVIIKRLLEMGATVKAYDPEAMESVQKYTDLDIEFVDSQYQAVEGVDAMLLITEWNEFRTPDFDRIKSSMKAPVIFDGRNVYELDTMRNLGFVYHSIGRASVADVEKIPSNE